The Oreochromis niloticus isolate F11D_XX unplaced genomic scaffold, O_niloticus_UMD_NMBU tig00007743_pilon, whole genome shotgun sequence sequence TAGTGAGAGATGACACCTTTTGTTCGTTTAAATAAGTCACGATGCGTTCtggcaaacactttttaaactcCTCCAGCAGAATAAGAGTTTTCAACTCTTCCACGGTTTTAACTTTACATGAACAACACCATTTCTCAAATAACACATCCTTTTCTCGCGCAAACTCAACAAAAGTCTGGTTAGCAGTTTTATTAAGATTCCTAAATTTCTGCCGATATGCTTCAGGGACAAGTTCATATGCCTGCAACACAGTTTTCTTAAGAGTTTCATAATCTAAACTCTGCTCAATAGACAGGCTTGACCACACTTCCTGGGCTTTTCCCACAAACTTACATTGAAGTAAGAGGGACCAAAACTCCTTCGGCCATTTCAAAGCAGCGGCTATGCGCTCGAATGCACTAAAATAAGAGTCTACCTCAGACTCACGAAACGGGGGAACCAACTTGATGTGCTTACTTATGTCAAAGCtggcagaagaagaagcactTGTGCTCGATGACGTCGGGGAAACACTAGCTGAGCCCTTTTCAAGCTCAAGAGCCCTGATACGGAGATGCATAGCCTGCACTTCCAGCTGCCTGTTGCGGGTCTCCACCTCTCTTATGCGGAGCGTGAGGCGCAGATCCTCAGTGGACGTACCTTCACTGGATTCAGAAACCCGATCAGCCTCCGTGTCAGCAGCAGACGCATCAACTGCGTTAGCATCCGCTCCAGATGCAGTGCCATCTGCCCCTTTCACTGGCTTGCTTTCCGCATCAGCCCCCCGAGGTAGAAGCACACCTTTCTCCACTAGCTTGTCAGCCAGTGTTTCCTTCAACTCTGCCTTGCGAGCACTGTAAGACACTTCCACATCGTAAGAGTTAGCCACAATGAGCAGGTCTGCTTTCTTACATTTGTCAAGTTTTTCCCATGAAGGTGCCTCCACAAAATCTTCAAGTGAAAAATCCATTCTCACACCCCcccacacaaaaaataaaactgccaACCAGAACTGAACACGCCAACCCAACTTACCAAAAAGCGAGAAAAGACACGGAACGAGCCCCCAATTATGTTATGGCCCGTCTAGGCGCGGCCAGACCACAACATAAAGGGTGATCCATCCCCGTCCAACCCCAAGCAGCACGTCACACACTTAATATTTTGTgacagtgatttatttacaatgagTGCAGTTAAACAAAGGAAGGGAGCATATCATAACTTCAGGGTGAACccaaggccaaaacaacaaacaaaagatagCCTATCTCAGGAATAAACACAACTTACCTACTCAAAAGAACTAAACCAAACGACAATCACTTTCCTCCCTACCTaacagaaacaggagaaaactgatCAAACAAAAAGGCGGTCCACCCCTACATGCTCTTACATTAACCAACATAGTAACAGTGACACAGTGAACGGTCTGCCGGTTGGGTTGGGCCGAGGATGAATGACCTGGCAGTCCCTGGCGGTGGCTTCTTATGCGCTGCCTCCCGGTCGTGAGCCAATCGGTGATCCATCCGCCCTGGATGCACCAATCATGGAGGAGCACCTGCACACTCAAATTTGCATGTTATAATTACGGCAACAGTCGTAACAGATTGTTGTATCATAAAAGGGAATTCAGCAAGAATGAATTCACCAGTTGTTCTTCGGTATTCAGGGAAGTTGAGACTGAAATGAGGCACAGCAGAGAGAAGATGAGAAATAAGCCTCTGGCACTAGCTGGTCCCCTGGTTCTGGAAAAATCTGCTGCTGCCATCGCTTGTAAAAGTGGAACAAGTGCTCAGCTTGAGAAAAAGTTgataaaacaaagacatttggaacaatatatttttaaaaatgtaatatatatatatatatatatatatatatatatacacacacacacacacacacatatatatatatatatatacacatatacatatatatatatatatatatatatacatatatatatatatatacatacagttaagcccataattattcatacccctggcaaattttgacttaaagttacttttattcaactagcaagttattttttgactggaaatgacacaggcgtctcacaaaagataataagatgatgtacaagacgcatcattgtggaaaaaaatatttctcagcttttatttacatttgagcaaaaagtatcatgtccagaattattcataccctttacaaactgtcacagtctctgggaaaatccaaagttccataccattccaaatagtcaaagctgttctaaagcatcctaattaccctgattaattggaaatagctgttttgatcaactcaacaggtgaaaaacagcagctctctgcaggtggtctgtggacattcatggctaagacaaaggaactcagtgaggacctgcagctgtgcattgtggctgctcacaagtgaggaatgggctacaaggccatatccaaatgttttcaagttccagtggctacagtgcaaagtattattaaaaaatacaagatgttccgcactgtggaaaatctcagaggacgttgtcggaagccaaaagtgaaacctgtgctggccaggagaatagtgagagaggtgaaaaagaatccaaggatcaccaccaaggccattctggtgaatctgggctctgctggtggcaatgtctcaaggcagacagtccaacggacactgttgggtgccacggatgcagaccaaggaaaacgccacttctccaggcacttctaaggcatgcaaaagctcatttggcctttgcaaatgctcatctggacaaagaagaaggtttctggtcttcagtgttatggtcagatgaaacaaaaattgaattatttggtcacaatgatgttgccttcatttggcataaaaatggagaagccttcaacccacagaacaccatccccactgtcaaacatggtggtgggaacctaatgctttgggggtgttttttagccattggaccagggaacctaatcacagtaaacagcaccatgaaaaaagagcaatacatgaagattctcaacaacaacatcaggcagtctgcagaaaaactttgccttgggaaccagtggacattttagcacgacaatgacccaaaacatacagcaaacgtggtgaagaaatggttagcagacaacaacattaacgttttgcagtggcctagccagagtcctgacttgaatccaattgagaatctatggagggagctaaagatgagggtgatggcaagaagaccctccaacctgaaagatttggagctcattgctaaagatgaatgggcaaaaatgcctgtggagacatgcaaaaagctggtctgcaattataggaagcgtttgattgctgtaatagccaataaaggcttttttctattgattattgagaagggtatgaataattctggacatgatactttttgctaaaatataaataaaacctgagaaatatttttttccacaatgatgcctcttgtacatcgtcttattatctttggggagacacctgtgtcatttctgctcaaaaaataacttgcttgttgaacaaaagtaactttaagtcaaaattcggcaggggtatgaataattatgggcttaactgtatatatatacatatatatgtatatacatatacatatatatatacatatatatatacatatatatatacatatatatatatatatacatatatatacatatatatatatatatatatatacatatacatatatatacatatatatatatatatatatacatatatatatatatatacatatatatatatgtgtgtatatatatatacacacatatatatatatatatatatatatatatatatatatatatatatatatatatatatatatatatttacctGCTGTATGAATCTAGGAAAAGCTGCAGTACCGTACAGGCAAAGACTGAAAACATAATGAGATAACATGCTGCAAATGCTTTATATACGATGTGACTTAACTCAACCCACGTCTCACGTGTGAGCAGtcctttcacttttgttttcaacaAAGCTTTTGTGTTTGTCTCGTCTGCTTTATAGGAATAGAAGCCCATCAGTTATTGTTAGAACATACCAGGACAAAATACGTTTTTCCACTGAGCTTTTAGGATGACACTTCATAATACTTATCATAAATGGATTGTgaaatgttttatatatttttattagtgTTTAATAAGTACTAGAAAAGTTTGGATTATATTTACTTATTTGAGTCATttcctttaattaaaaaattaaattcagtGTAACTCTTAACTTGCTATACTAGTTACATACTTTTAATTCTTTCAGTTTTGGGGAAGAAATAAAGTAATATATACTATGTTTTTATAAAGCATAGAAGATGTAGAAAGagtaaaaaagatttttaaaaaaaagcacacacagagcagtcagtgtgatataatttatttaatataggACAAGTATTCAGGGCTAGccttcattgttgttgttgagtaTTCAAAGTTAAATAGAAGATCTATATTAACcaaaaagacacaaataaaAGGGAACACATTAAGATAACAATATGTGAACacaagtttcttttttgttttttatcaaaaGTTAGTAGAAACTACTTTTTTCTAAGTTTGAGTTTAATAACACCACGATTATCAGTCTgttatgcaaaatgcaataaaagcTGCTTCCCAGTGAGAACAGCATAAACAACATACAGCTGTCATTTCTCTTACAGAAAACCATCATATTTAATGATGAGATGTATCATTATTTTatgatttattttgtattattatttattatatagaAACTTTTAAAGTTTATTTGGTTGAGTTTTAGGAtgattttcatgttttcctcttttatttccccattttcaccatttttcttcttcctctctgtctgaTGGGATGATAGTTCTCTTGTAAAAGCGTCTCAAACTATTTACTACGTCCATCATTGCAGGAAAATCCTCAAAAACTGACGATGTCCGTATTAGTTCTTCAAAAGCTTGAAGAAACTGTAGTTTTTCATCAAGTTCACTTGCTTGTTTCTTCTTGTATTCTGCctgaagaagaaaataacatttatttttagcaaaaGTCAAATTTACTTCTACAGTCAGACTGATTTGCAGTTCTCTTAGTGTGCACGGATATGACTCATACGCAGCTGTTTTTTCCTGCATGACCAAATTTGACTGAGAACATGAACCTGACTGATCCGCCTTCCTTCTggctgcttttgctttttctgattttctaAATTGTTCTAAGAAACTTTTCAGAATTTTTTGAAATGTGCAAAACCAGGATGCGTCAGTTGCTTAAGCTCTACATATTAACAACTCTGCATAGAGAGAAAAACACCCAAACTGTGATACGCTTATAATGACTTACATAGTGACTGTAGTTTTaatttgcaaataaatgtttcataGAAGTACCTTCAGCAACAGTTAATTCAGCAGTGACTTTGTTCTTACTTTCATCAGTGAATTTGTGACATAAACCAGGGacagcagaaagatgaggatTAAAACGTTGGTGTTTCTGACACCAGCCAGTCCTCTGCTCCTGaacgctgctgctgccatcactgtggaaataaaaacagcctttgagcttaagagaaaatgaaagaaaataaaagaaatgaataaataaagaatcaAATCTATGTTTCCTCTTGTTatgttaataatatattttttgtttgaaaTCTTACATATAAACCATCCTATGGTGCAGTTTTGCTGATCTTACCTGCCTGGTGAAGggacaaacagctgtttcacagaCATAAAACACAAGGGAATCACATGCTACAAATACTTAATGTTCTCCTGATGTGACTTCCCACTGATCTGTGAGCTGCTCTTTCACTTTTATCTCACAGTAGTGATATGATCTATGTGGCGGGGGTGTGGTCTCCGGCCTGCTGCAGCAGAGGGGTGTTACAGTGAGCTCTCGGGGTGGTGTGGCTGAGAGGGCGGGTGGGACTGCTTAAGGTGATCATCTTCTTCTCTGTATTTTTAGGTGGGCAGTTTTAGTGTCGGATGAGCGGTGTTGATCCAGTGGGGTGCAGTGATTTCTGTgaaatgtgatgtgtgtgtgaatgataaaaacacacacacacatgtgattacaGCCACAGGACTTGAGCTGTGAAAGAATAAACTGCCTCAGAACAAACATCAAGCTTCTTCTTCTATACTCTGGGACAATTTGGCCTTAAGTGGTGTTCTGGCCGACACACCAGGGTGACCGTAGTGCTAAAGAGTGAATCAGCGCCACAACCGTGTGTATTCCTGATATCTCCACTACAATGGGAGAATGAGAAAgaggtggaaacacagctggaacaaaTCTGATTAATTAAATGGGgcaagcaaaactaaacatagcacactaccaaaataaaaccgggaacagaaacagaaaaactaaatgaaaaaagtcCAAACTCAAAACCCTGGGACAGCAACCCTGGTACCAAGACAGTTATAGAATTTACATTTTTGGCAGTGAGCAAACACTGGACAACAATCAGCCAGCTGTTTACTTTCTTGTAAAGAAACTCTgtattaacaggaagaaaagaggaaaacacaaTTATTGATTACATTGCAAGTGATACAGCTTGGAGCATGAGAAACTGTTGTCTTTCTTGTTTCACTCTGAAAATGCTTTTTGATATGACATTTATAAGAACAAGGCTTTGTAAATTTGATGCTTCATGGCCGTTGTATTCATTGTATTCATTTATTCCTGTGTAAATAAATCTGTAAAACGGCGACTATAGGACGGGTCCCTTCATGGTTTTTTGATGAATGTTAAATCTTTTCACCACAATACAAAGTGAGAAGTGAAGCCtagttttttttgcactttaaagGTCTTTgaacta is a genomic window containing:
- the LOC112845519 gene encoding uncharacterized protein LOC112845519 isoform X1 → MFLSTDFILHQSVASESLSVDTFSNKNDVYVAISAPSTESCMIFQWDHIEMNFRTYDNITVMAAAAFRSRGLAGVRNTNVLILIFLLSLVYVTNSLMKAEYKKKQASELDEKLQFLQAFEELIRTSSVFEDFPAMMDVVNSLRRFYKRTIIPSDREEEEKW